Genomic segment of Solanum stenotomum isolate F172 unplaced genomic scaffold, ASM1918654v1 scaffold13697, whole genome shotgun sequence:
atataacttgaaaacatCTTAAGTGATGTAAGAAATTGACTCCTCACGAAAAAATCCAATATAACACTAGAACAAGAAGCAATTCAGTATAGGTACTCTTTAGCACCTGAAAAATAAGACCATCAGCTTCATGTGAAAGCTTTGGGATAAATTCTTTGAGAAGTTTTGTGACAGTAGAGAGCAGAAAAAAATCCTTCCTCCTCACCTGATAAACATTGAGAAATCAGCAGCCACTTAGGCAGAACAAATAATACTAGAAAATAACTACAATATATTCCAATTTTGACAAAACATACCCTGAAAGGCTCCAACTCATATCTATAGTAAGGGTTTCTACTCTGGTATATATGTTGACGTTCATAATTCCTTGGACCAATCACTTCTTTGTCGATCATTCTCCACCGTTCATAAAAGGGTCGCTGTAAAATTATAGAACAGAGAATGAGCAACAACAATGTACAGATAATATTCGAAGAGAACCAAAAGACCCCTAAGAGTATAGCTAACATAAATTTTTCAAGAAGGAAAGGAAGGTGGTTTCATATCAAAGAATCCAACCTCGATGACAGATACATGGTTCAGGGCCATCATATCATAAATTAGGTATCTCCTTTCCTGCTTTTGTGTGTTGGGCAAAGTATCAATTACCATCTCTCCATCAAGTAAAGTGAAGTGGTGGGTCTTTTCAGCTAAACCCTGGGAGAAAATATGAGAATTTCATGTAATAAATCATATGTACAGATAATTTCCAACAGTGAGAcataaaaggggaaaaaaattaTCAGAACATCCTAATAGCTAACTGGACATTTGGTTAGAGAGGAACAAGAGATGTTTGGATGGAGAGTCAACTACTTTAGGCATTTTGAAGAGTAGATGCATTGCAAATTTTTTTAGTTGGTCCAACTTGTATCCTACTGTTAATGCAGAACAACTTCAGTATTTTACTAACTCATTAGTTCTGGCTTAGATAGTTTGTATACTTAGCCAGAGATTTATTTTGTACGCTCAAATGCCATATCTTGTAAAtcttgcatcttcttgatgctgTTATTAATACCAGTTATCTTATCAAAAGAAAATAGCTAACTGGACATTAGCATACTTCATTAGTGTGTCTGCAAGGAAATCTCATCTGAACCCTCCGGAAGTTGAAATGCCTATCAATTAAGAAACAACCATCCATCATGATCAGCATCATATTCCATGTCCCATCAGCCTTCCATGTAGCATAGTAGTAACGCTGCCTTAATAACTGCAAGTTTTCCCTGCACATCATGACAACAATTACCTTGGATGAA
This window contains:
- the LOC125850089 gene encoding mRNA-capping enzyme subunit alpha-like: MPHYLLECCSNGRLAAAAGQMEAAAGRLVDATMPEVEVGKRKDPSFYFGINYLSWVDLCELDRENLQLLRQRYYYATWKADGTWNMMLIMMDGCFLIDRHFNFRRVQMRFPCRHTNEGLAEKTHHFTLLDGEMVIDTLPNTQKQERRYLIYDMMALNHVSVIERPFYERWRMIDKEVIGPRNYERQHIYQSRNPYYRYELEPFRVRRKDFFLLSTVTKLLKEFIPKLSHEADGLIFQGWDDPYVPRTHEGLLKWKYPEMNSVDFLFEVAFCSPSE